The Terriglobus tenax genome contains a region encoding:
- a CDS encoding M14 family zinc carboxypeptidase produces the protein MRTRSLAALGLCLAFTPVFAQREALAPHSAYEPPMAKEAATLTASTKAASADWLTTGEKTDWRQTGLYAETIAMLRKFEKSSPYVKVVQFGTTAEGRPMYAAIVSSDKAFTPAAAAKTGKAVILIQSGIHSGEIEGKDTALMLVRDMVITKREHQAAWLKKAIFVVIPVFNVDGHEYRGSFNRANQNGPQITGTRPNAQLLNLNRDYVKAVTPEMKGWLSLYHAWMPDFMFDNHVTDGADYQYDVTWDMAHHGEMGEPTRDWVNNSYIPELNKRMEAGGHMVSPYGALRRSPDGKRDFFVEVFSPRYSHLYAAALNRPALLVETHSLKDAKTRAWADFDIMVDSIDIVTENPTALKASIKAADEKYAAMAGDRNAPPVYLAGKTAAGSHPLVYHSLKTATFNSEITGTPVIRYTAEKDDVEVAMHDGVDTTAEAQEPLGWLIPAAWKEIADELKLHGVVMEKTTKDMDQEFDTWRFSDVKYSTAAMEGGMMVDYTMKPVKEKVHIPAGSWYVPMKQQRARLIMALLHPAAPDALVRIGFAGSIFQTMGRIGAAAYLTVPIANKVAAENPQMLAEFQQKVASDAKFAADSQARLDWWITRSNYQPSAVNRYPVVEVWEKTW, from the coding sequence ATGCGCACCCGCAGTCTTGCCGCGCTTGGCCTTTGCCTTGCTTTTACCCCGGTTTTTGCCCAGCGCGAGGCGCTGGCGCCGCACTCCGCGTATGAGCCGCCCATGGCCAAGGAGGCAGCCACGTTGACCGCCAGCACCAAGGCAGCCTCGGCCGACTGGCTGACCACCGGTGAAAAGACCGACTGGCGGCAGACCGGCCTCTATGCCGAGACGATTGCCATGTTGCGGAAGTTTGAGAAGAGTTCACCGTATGTGAAGGTGGTGCAGTTTGGCACCACGGCTGAGGGTCGCCCGATGTATGCGGCGATTGTCTCGTCGGACAAGGCGTTTACCCCTGCTGCCGCGGCAAAGACAGGTAAGGCGGTCATCCTGATTCAGAGCGGCATTCACTCCGGTGAGATTGAAGGCAAGGACACCGCGCTGATGCTGGTGCGCGACATGGTAATTACGAAGCGCGAACACCAGGCGGCATGGCTGAAGAAGGCGATCTTTGTGGTGATTCCGGTCTTCAACGTCGATGGCCATGAGTATCGCGGCAGCTTCAACCGTGCGAACCAGAATGGTCCTCAGATTACCGGCACCCGTCCGAATGCGCAGTTGCTGAACCTGAATCGCGATTATGTGAAGGCGGTGACTCCGGAGATGAAGGGATGGCTTTCGCTGTACCACGCATGGATGCCGGACTTCATGTTCGACAACCATGTGACCGATGGTGCGGACTATCAGTACGACGTGACCTGGGATATGGCGCACCACGGTGAAATGGGCGAGCCGACGCGCGACTGGGTAAATAACAGCTATATTCCTGAACTGAACAAGCGCATGGAGGCGGGCGGTCACATGGTGTCGCCGTATGGAGCCCTGCGCCGCTCGCCCGATGGCAAGCGCGACTTCTTTGTGGAAGTCTTCTCTCCGCGTTACTCACACCTGTATGCCGCTGCATTGAATCGTCCGGCGCTGCTGGTGGAGACGCACAGCCTGAAGGATGCGAAGACGCGTGCGTGGGCGGACTTCGACATTATGGTGGATTCGATCGACATTGTGACCGAGAACCCCACGGCGCTCAAGGCATCGATCAAAGCCGCGGATGAGAAGTATGCCGCAATGGCCGGGGACCGCAATGCTCCGCCGGTGTACCTGGCTGGTAAGACGGCGGCGGGGTCGCATCCGCTGGTGTATCACTCGCTGAAGACGGCGACCTTCAACTCGGAGATTACCGGGACACCGGTGATCCGCTACACCGCCGAGAAGGACGACGTGGAAGTTGCCATGCATGACGGCGTGGATACCACGGCCGAGGCACAGGAGCCGCTTGGCTGGCTGATTCCTGCCGCATGGAAGGAGATTGCCGACGAACTGAAGCTGCATGGCGTGGTGATGGAGAAGACGACGAAGGACATGGACCAGGAGTTCGACACCTGGCGCTTCAGCGACGTGAAGTACTCCACCGCGGCGATGGAGGGCGGCATGATGGTGGACTACACCATGAAGCCGGTGAAGGAGAAGGTGCATATCCCGGCGGGCTCATGGTACGTGCCGATGAAGCAGCAGCGGGCGCGTTTGATTATGGCGCTTCTGCATCCTGCAGCGCCGGATGCGCTGGTGCGCATTGGCTTTGCCGGATCCATCTTCCAGACGATGGGACGCATTGGAGCCGCGGCCTACCTGACTGTTCCGATTGCCAACAAGGTGGCTGCCGAAAATCCGCAGATGCTGGCCGAGTTCCAGCAGAAGGTGGCCTCGGATGCTAAGTTCGCGGCAGATTCGCAGGCTCGCCTGGACTGGTGGATCACGCGGTCCAACTACCAGCCGTCTGCGGTCAACCGGTATCCGGTGGTTGAGGTGTGGGAGAAGACCTGGTAA
- the coaBC gene encoding bifunctional phosphopantothenoylcysteine decarboxylase/phosphopantothenate--cysteine ligase CoaBC — protein sequence MKVLLGVCGGIAAYKAAELLRELQRQGAEVQVVLTQGAEKFITPLTFAALSGRQVLTSLWNPAVSDSASAEMPQPFGIEHIDIAQWADVLVIAPATAHMLAKLAHGMADDLLSTIALATTAPIVVAPAMNVNMWHNAATQANLKTLRSRGVHLVEPASGELACGMVGEGRLAEIGEIASAILHAANPIRDLAGERILITAGGTREAVDPVRYLGNRSSGKMGIALAEAALARGAEVTLITTTGRVSSLRCKQIQVESAEQMRTAVLHHLPQATTLIMAAAVADYRVATPSEQKIKKSSEHLTLELERTPDILSEAARLRLPGTLIIGFAAETRHVSEEGRRKLREKDVDAIVANDVSGTESGIGADLNGGTMLFADREVTLPLSTKRKMAESILHELATLRVDRLQRIS from the coding sequence ATGAAGGTCCTTCTTGGAGTCTGCGGCGGCATTGCCGCCTACAAAGCTGCCGAGCTGCTGCGCGAGCTACAGCGGCAGGGAGCGGAGGTGCAGGTCGTCCTCACGCAAGGAGCGGAGAAGTTCATTACGCCGCTCACCTTCGCCGCGCTCAGCGGACGCCAGGTGCTGACCTCGTTATGGAATCCCGCCGTCAGCGACAGCGCTTCGGCAGAAATGCCACAGCCCTTCGGCATCGAACACATCGACATCGCACAGTGGGCGGACGTGCTGGTCATTGCTCCCGCAACCGCTCACATGCTGGCGAAGCTGGCGCACGGCATGGCCGACGACCTGCTTTCGACTATCGCGCTGGCCACCACGGCTCCCATCGTCGTCGCTCCCGCCATGAACGTGAACATGTGGCATAACGCGGCAACACAGGCCAATCTCAAAACACTGCGCAGCCGTGGCGTGCACCTTGTGGAACCTGCCAGCGGCGAGCTGGCCTGCGGCATGGTGGGCGAAGGCCGGCTTGCAGAGATCGGCGAAATTGCCTCCGCAATATTGCACGCAGCCAATCCGATTCGCGACCTCGCCGGCGAACGCATTCTCATCACCGCAGGCGGCACACGCGAGGCCGTTGACCCGGTGCGTTATCTCGGAAATCGCTCCAGCGGCAAGATGGGCATTGCGTTGGCAGAGGCAGCCCTCGCACGTGGAGCTGAGGTCACTCTCATCACCACAACGGGCCGCGTCTCGTCACTTCGTTGTAAACAGATCCAGGTGGAATCCGCGGAACAGATGCGTACGGCCGTGCTCCATCATCTGCCGCAGGCCACAACACTCATCATGGCCGCCGCCGTCGCGGACTACCGCGTGGCTACGCCCTCGGAACAAAAGATTAAGAAGTCCAGCGAGCACCTGACGCTGGAACTCGAACGCACGCCCGACATCCTGTCTGAAGCTGCCCGGCTACGTCTTCCAGGTACGCTGATCATCGGCTTCGCTGCGGAAACCAGGCACGTCTCCGAAGAAGGCCGCCGCAAGCTGCGTGAGAAGGACGTCGATGCCATTGTCGCGAACGATGTTTCAGGAACCGAATCCGGCATTGGCGCTGACCTGAACGGCGGCACCATGCTCTTCGCAGACCGAGAGGTAACACTACCGCTCTCCACCAAGCGCAAGATGGCGGAGAGCATTCTGCATGAACTCGCCACGCTGCGTGTGGATCGGCTGCAACGCATCTCGTAG
- a CDS encoding DUF4962 domain-containing protein, translating into MMMLRWTAAAALIAGVAGGAVAYGQSAEESLGPKDTGGKKAYLVDEMKQLHSSLKPELSDVHPRVYFTSQELDALRTRAHGDQKEFWQQRLANLRIFKGDPPPPPAEKRRAQNDVAFAIAEAAFVYSIEHDPKVLAGLRRYMDAAVSYKIWGYSWSKPNVDLAAGHLLYAMGLAYDLLYNELTPQERAKYRDCLAEHARPLYDYFAPKPGRTWSYSQNHTFIPIAGLAVASYALYGEVPEAQQWAALSRAIYDRVLKTYSKDGYYFEGFEYWVFATPWIIHYLDALRHATGEDLFDQPGLRQTYLYAAHSLTPGGEMMFDFGDVFEGGVTRSRKGEDYERSHPEGNFESNYNLLYDLAARFHSPEIQGVADWMKSQGHTGQEEWWDLVWRDPSLKSAPMESIPTYHWFRDHDVAYWRSDWGKNATAAAFKSGPAEGHAAADLKKQLPDWHFEQGHAHPDVNSFILWAHGAYLTGDSGYAGVPKTIDHNTLLVDGHGQGTDGVGHDAWAKYDYDRLNQVRIASANFTKNGFTVTGEGAAAYVPALGLKQYKRTFQVTSTGTATVHDEIVADGDHLYTEAVHADGSIDAVAKNRFVLHPVLSSTVKLTATLLAPKDAEGQVKPNIVMGPGIPGSVDKGQLEKRGERIEATTTHPASSTTFEWKLQF; encoded by the coding sequence ATGATGATGCTTCGATGGACAGCGGCGGCGGCGCTTATCGCGGGCGTGGCAGGGGGCGCAGTGGCGTATGGGCAAAGCGCGGAGGAATCCCTGGGACCCAAGGATACGGGCGGGAAAAAGGCCTACCTGGTGGACGAGATGAAGCAGTTGCACTCGTCCCTGAAGCCAGAGCTTTCCGATGTGCATCCGCGTGTCTACTTCACCTCGCAAGAGTTGGATGCACTGCGCACCAGGGCGCATGGTGATCAGAAAGAGTTCTGGCAGCAGCGTCTTGCGAACCTGCGCATCTTCAAGGGTGATCCTCCTCCTCCGCCTGCAGAGAAGCGCCGTGCGCAGAACGATGTGGCGTTCGCGATTGCCGAGGCGGCGTTCGTGTATTCGATCGAACATGACCCAAAGGTGCTCGCCGGGTTGCGGCGTTATATGGATGCGGCGGTGAGCTACAAGATCTGGGGTTATAGCTGGAGCAAGCCGAATGTCGATCTGGCCGCAGGTCACCTGCTATACGCGATGGGCCTCGCCTATGACCTTCTCTACAACGAACTGACGCCGCAGGAGCGCGCAAAATACCGCGACTGCCTTGCCGAACATGCGCGTCCGCTGTATGACTACTTCGCACCGAAACCGGGTCGCACGTGGAGCTATAGCCAGAACCACACATTTATCCCGATTGCAGGCCTGGCCGTAGCGTCGTATGCGCTGTATGGCGAGGTGCCGGAGGCGCAGCAATGGGCCGCGCTTTCGCGCGCCATCTATGACCGTGTGTTGAAGACCTATTCAAAAGACGGCTATTACTTTGAAGGCTTCGAGTACTGGGTTTTTGCAACGCCATGGATCATTCATTACCTGGACGCGCTGCGTCATGCCACCGGCGAAGACCTGTTTGACCAGCCCGGTCTGCGCCAGACCTACCTATACGCTGCGCACAGTCTGACGCCCGGCGGCGAGATGATGTTCGACTTCGGCGATGTGTTCGAAGGCGGAGTGACGCGTTCGCGTAAAGGCGAGGACTATGAGCGTAGCCATCCCGAGGGAAACTTCGAGAGTAACTACAACCTTCTGTATGATCTTGCCGCGCGTTTTCACAGCCCGGAGATCCAGGGCGTTGCCGATTGGATGAAGAGCCAGGGACACACCGGCCAGGAAGAGTGGTGGGACCTGGTATGGCGCGATCCTTCCCTGAAGTCTGCGCCAATGGAGAGCATCCCCACGTATCACTGGTTCCGCGATCACGATGTTGCCTACTGGCGCAGTGACTGGGGAAAGAATGCAACGGCTGCCGCATTCAAGAGCGGTCCGGCGGAAGGCCATGCCGCGGCTGACTTGAAGAAGCAGCTTCCCGACTGGCACTTTGAGCAGGGCCACGCGCATCCGGATGTGAATAGCTTCATTCTTTGGGCGCATGGAGCCTATCTGACCGGCGACTCAGGCTACGCAGGCGTGCCGAAGACGATTGATCACAACACGCTGCTGGTGGATGGACATGGGCAGGGCACGGATGGTGTTGGGCATGATGCGTGGGCGAAGTATGACTACGACCGTCTGAACCAGGTGCGAATTGCCTCGGCGAACTTTACGAAGAACGGATTCACGGTCACGGGGGAAGGTGCGGCTGCATATGTGCCAGCGCTGGGACTGAAGCAGTACAAGCGGACCTTCCAAGTGACATCTACAGGTACTGCAACTGTGCACGATGAGATTGTGGCTGACGGCGACCACCTGTACACGGAGGCCGTGCATGCCGACGGAAGTATTGATGCCGTCGCGAAGAACCGGTTTGTGCTGCATCCCGTGCTTTCTTCCACGGTCAAACTGACGGCGACCTTGCTTGCCCCCAAGGATGCCGAGGGACAGGTGAAGCCAAACATTGTGATGGGGCCTGGTATTCCCGGATCAGTGGACAAGGGGCAGCTTGAGAAGCGCGGAGAGCGTATCGAAGCAACGACAACACATCCGGCCAGCAGCACGACATTTGAATGGAAGCTTCAGTTTTAA
- a CDS encoding MFS transporter, with translation MSMHSTHLSNGATRPIRGLRWYIIGLIFIATCINYIDRSSIGLLFTRFGAEIHVSREAYGWVGAMLLLAYTVSQSVSGRIYDRYGARVGFTLSIVIWCIAAMGHSLITGFASFAAASFFLGLGEAGNWPGAAKVVAEWFPQRERAVGMAIFNGGASMGGVIGPPFVAAVLEPFFGWRTTFVILGALGFFWLAAWLMIYRPASSHPRLSAQERTLILDGRTAQPTLVAPSLKEILRHRQTWGILAARLLVDPIWWLYILWLPTYLKDVHHLSLKDIGAFQWAPYLCAAIGSLFGGWLAGRLITRGRSVNTARKIVIGAAACLMPFGILAAHVHSTGAALACIAVVLFGFQMWISNVQTLPSDFFSSSSVGSVAGLGGTAAGLSSLFFNLCTGWLVTHLGYGFVLTLAGVLGPVGAIVLFLLIGPIKHIQHA, from the coding sequence ATGTCTATGCATTCCACGCACTTATCGAACGGCGCCACCCGTCCCATCCGTGGTCTGCGCTGGTACATCATCGGCCTGATCTTCATTGCTACCTGTATCAACTACATTGACCGCAGCAGCATCGGACTCCTCTTCACGCGCTTCGGTGCGGAAATCCACGTCTCGCGCGAGGCCTACGGCTGGGTTGGCGCCATGCTGTTGCTCGCCTACACCGTCAGCCAAAGCGTTTCCGGCCGCATTTATGACCGCTACGGCGCGCGCGTGGGATTCACGCTCTCCATCGTCATATGGTGCATCGCGGCAATGGGTCACTCTCTTATCACCGGCTTCGCCAGCTTCGCGGCAGCGTCGTTTTTTCTCGGACTTGGAGAAGCTGGCAACTGGCCCGGAGCCGCAAAGGTTGTAGCAGAATGGTTTCCTCAACGCGAACGCGCCGTTGGCATGGCCATCTTCAATGGCGGAGCCTCTATGGGAGGAGTCATCGGTCCTCCTTTCGTCGCAGCCGTCCTTGAGCCCTTCTTCGGCTGGCGCACCACCTTCGTCATTCTCGGCGCTCTCGGCTTCTTCTGGCTGGCGGCATGGCTGATGATCTATCGTCCCGCCAGCAGCCATCCACGTCTCTCCGCGCAAGAACGCACGCTCATCCTTGACGGCCGCACAGCACAGCCCACGCTCGTGGCGCCCTCTCTCAAAGAGATTCTTCGCCACCGCCAGACATGGGGAATCCTCGCAGCGCGCCTGCTGGTAGATCCCATCTGGTGGCTCTATATCCTGTGGCTTCCCACCTATCTGAAAGATGTGCATCACCTTTCGCTGAAAGACATCGGTGCCTTTCAATGGGCACCCTATCTATGCGCGGCCATCGGATCGCTCTTCGGCGGATGGCTCGCCGGACGACTCATCACCCGCGGCCGCTCCGTAAATACCGCACGCAAAATCGTCATCGGAGCCGCCGCATGCCTGATGCCCTTCGGCATCCTGGCGGCACACGTTCACAGCACCGGGGCAGCATTGGCATGCATCGCCGTCGTGCTTTTCGGCTTCCAGATGTGGATCTCCAACGTGCAAACGCTGCCGAGCGATTTCTTCTCAAGCTCGTCCGTCGGCTCTGTTGCTGGCCTGGGCGGAACCGCCGCGGGCCTTAGCAGTCTTTTCTTTAACCTCTGCACCGGATGGCTGGTCACACACCTTGGCTACGGCTTCGTACTCACGCTCGCCGGCGTTCTTGGGCCAGTCGGTGCCATCGTTCTGTTCCTTCTCATCGGCCCAATCAAACACATTCAACACGCATAA
- a CDS encoding TonB-dependent receptor, with amino-acid sequence MAVRISKFLLLVTVVLFGTALYGQVSTTTVVGTVTTVANDAVPGATVVLTQTDTNFTRTVTTKEDGVFRAEFLPVGPYSMKVTATGFKEFKREGITLRILDTATLDAQLAVGEVTEVVTVTGDLPQVNTTNATLGRTIDNREVDNLPLVGRDVYQLLTLTPGVQLTTNVNNTGFPEQHTLINGSTDGTVGQISYYLDGGTNMTGLRNTGNILPNPDAIREFTVQTSNFSAQYGRSSAGFVSVITKSGTNQVHGSIFEFVRNTSLIATTHNGIPKSQTPYHRNQFGATLGGPILHDKLFFFGSYGGLRQSTTSTLSALVPTAAQRAGDFSANLPTSGSQSTCRVVNANQFVLCRPDRSGAYAGNIVPVASFDPVAKTILDRYVPLPNPVGRSTDTVNTRTDPLKLAYVTDEFLIKGDYQPVASHRITASYFQSNGNSQQNPGSTIAGWSMQNFNWRQQNANISDTWILSASTVNQLWLGYTRQIGGRVNTPAISLGDLGSTFQIQGAKQLPQIAVANWFTLGQSISGPLAGANVYQLRDVVSTTKGKHTLAAGGEISLEKDMLQTLLNNYGVFAFTSTASARTGISLSDFLLGRPNTMNQDSTVYANANYWNYGFFAQDDWRLIPRLTLNLGLRYDVQTAPTDSLRRQSNFRAGVQSVVVPSAPTGLLFPGDPGVPETGAPTPYNHVSPRFGFAFDAFGNGKTVVRGAAGLFFGTIGGNEWQYPSNNQPYAIRQQYNKVVSLANPYATDTAEFPGGVSPYPYTFDPKAPRFTKPAGLVTMDPNYKWPYNYQINFGVQQQISRSTALTLSYVASLSRKLPLFFDHNYPVYNSAAPSSNTTSNVDNRRPLQPGGSATDPTLKSVYVVESGQTSNYNGLQVTLDQRMTKNISLRSFYTWSKTMWSAYMANNTLQNPLEDFNFPQLERQRADSDIRNVSVTSIVWKTDYFGRYNRAVRGALNGWTMSAIVTLQSGAPFNVTTGSDTNADGNNNDRPNVLPGKVARVVDNGSSRVAMMNQWFDTSAFCVFSPGATNGASTCRGAGDAGQTGTFRYNSLDGPGVRNVDASLFRDVGIVERVKLQLRAEVTNVFNLTNLGQPTGAVSNANFGKILGSNSYFPNRRIQLGARLLF; translated from the coding sequence ATGGCAGTACGAATCAGTAAATTTCTTCTCCTGGTGACTGTGGTTCTTTTCGGAACCGCACTGTATGGGCAGGTAAGCACGACAACCGTTGTTGGCACGGTGACGACCGTGGCGAATGATGCGGTGCCTGGAGCGACCGTGGTGCTGACACAGACCGATACCAACTTCACCCGAACTGTAACGACGAAAGAGGATGGTGTCTTCCGCGCGGAGTTTCTGCCGGTTGGTCCTTACTCGATGAAGGTGACGGCGACCGGCTTCAAGGAGTTCAAACGCGAAGGCATCACGCTTCGCATCCTGGACACGGCTACGCTGGACGCTCAGCTTGCCGTGGGTGAGGTGACGGAGGTGGTGACGGTGACGGGTGATCTGCCACAGGTCAATACCACCAATGCCACACTGGGGCGAACGATCGACAATCGTGAGGTGGACAACCTTCCGCTGGTCGGACGCGATGTGTACCAGCTGCTGACGCTGACGCCCGGTGTGCAGTTGACGACGAACGTGAACAACACAGGCTTTCCGGAACAGCACACGCTGATCAACGGATCGACGGATGGCACGGTTGGCCAGATCAGCTATTACCTGGATGGCGGCACGAACATGACCGGTCTTCGCAACACGGGTAATATTCTGCCGAACCCGGATGCGATCCGCGAGTTCACGGTGCAGACCAGTAACTTCAGCGCGCAGTATGGCCGTTCGTCAGCCGGCTTCGTAAGCGTGATTACGAAGAGCGGAACCAACCAGGTGCATGGATCCATCTTTGAGTTTGTAAGGAACACTTCGCTGATTGCGACGACACATAACGGTATTCCCAAGAGCCAGACCCCATATCATCGCAACCAGTTTGGCGCGACGCTTGGCGGTCCTATTCTGCATGACAAGCTCTTCTTCTTTGGCAGCTATGGCGGACTGCGGCAGAGCACCACCAGCACACTGAGCGCTCTGGTTCCCACGGCGGCGCAGCGTGCGGGCGACTTTAGTGCGAACCTGCCAACCTCCGGCAGCCAGAGCACGTGCCGCGTTGTGAATGCGAACCAGTTTGTGCTGTGCAGGCCTGACCGCAGCGGAGCATATGCAGGCAATATCGTTCCGGTGGCCAGTTTCGATCCAGTCGCCAAGACGATTCTGGATCGCTACGTTCCTTTGCCGAATCCTGTTGGCCGTTCTACAGACACGGTGAATACGCGCACCGACCCTTTGAAGCTTGCGTATGTTACCGACGAGTTCCTGATCAAGGGGGACTATCAGCCAGTGGCTTCGCACCGTATTACGGCGAGCTACTTCCAGAGCAACGGCAACAGCCAGCAGAATCCCGGATCGACGATTGCGGGCTGGTCGATGCAGAATTTCAACTGGCGTCAGCAGAACGCCAACATCAGCGACACCTGGATTCTGTCAGCAAGCACGGTGAACCAGCTCTGGCTTGGGTATACGCGCCAGATCGGTGGCCGTGTGAACACGCCTGCCATCAGCCTGGGAGACCTGGGTTCTACCTTCCAGATTCAGGGAGCCAAGCAGCTTCCGCAGATTGCCGTGGCCAACTGGTTCACGCTGGGGCAATCGATCTCCGGTCCGCTGGCCGGAGCGAATGTTTACCAGTTGCGGGATGTGGTGAGCACAACGAAAGGGAAGCACACCCTCGCGGCAGGCGGCGAGATCTCGCTTGAGAAGGACATGCTGCAGACGCTGCTGAACAACTACGGTGTTTTCGCGTTCACCAGCACTGCGAGCGCGCGTACGGGCATCTCGCTTTCGGATTTTCTGCTGGGCCGTCCGAATACGATGAACCAGGACTCCACCGTGTATGCCAATGCGAATTACTGGAACTACGGCTTCTTCGCGCAGGATGACTGGCGCCTGATTCCGCGGCTCACGCTGAACCTGGGTCTGCGCTATGACGTGCAGACGGCTCCGACGGATTCACTGCGCCGTCAGTCAAACTTCAGGGCAGGTGTGCAGAGCGTTGTTGTTCCTTCTGCGCCTACCGGTCTCTTGTTCCCGGGCGATCCGGGTGTGCCTGAGACCGGAGCTCCGACGCCTTACAACCATGTGTCGCCGCGCTTTGGTTTTGCCTTCGATGCCTTTGGCAATGGCAAGACGGTTGTTCGCGGTGCGGCTGGCCTCTTCTTCGGAACGATTGGTGGCAACGAGTGGCAGTATCCTTCGAACAACCAGCCGTATGCGATCCGCCAGCAGTACAACAAGGTAGTTTCGCTGGCGAATCCGTATGCCACGGATACGGCAGAGTTTCCCGGTGGGGTATCGCCATACCCGTATACGTTTGATCCGAAGGCGCCGCGTTTTACCAAGCCTGCCGGTCTTGTGACGATGGACCCGAACTACAAGTGGCCGTATAACTACCAGATCAACTTTGGCGTGCAGCAGCAGATCAGTCGCTCGACGGCGCTGACGCTGAGCTACGTGGCTTCGCTGAGCCGCAAGCTGCCACTGTTCTTTGACCACAACTACCCGGTGTATAACTCCGCGGCCCCCAGCTCGAATACGACCTCAAATGTGGACAACCGCCGTCCGCTGCAGCCAGGAGGTTCGGCAACGGACCCGACGCTGAAGTCGGTGTACGTGGTTGAGTCGGGACAGACTTCAAACTACAACGGCCTGCAGGTAACGCTCGACCAACGCATGACGAAGAACATCAGTCTGCGCAGCTTCTACACGTGGTCAAAGACGATGTGGAGCGCGTACATGGCAAACAACACGCTGCAGAATCCGCTGGAGGACTTCAATTTTCCGCAACTGGAACGGCAGCGGGCCGACTCGGATATCCGGAATGTCAGCGTGACCTCGATCGTGTGGAAGACCGATTACTTCGGCCGCTATAACCGGGCGGTGCGCGGTGCGTTGAACGGGTGGACGATGTCGGCGATTGTTACGCTGCAGTCGGGTGCGCCCTTCAACGTGACGACCGGTTCTGACACCAATGCGGACGGGAATAACAATGACCGTCCAAATGTTCTTCCGGGCAAGGTAGCGCGGGTGGTGGACAATGGTTCTTCACGGGTTGCCATGATGAACCAGTGGTTCGATACCAGCGCCTTCTGCGTCTTTTCTCCGGGAGCGACCAATGGAGCCTCAACCTGCCGCGGTGCGGGCGATGCCGGACAGACGGGAACCTTCCGCTATAACTCGCTTGACGGCCCAGGAGTGCGCAACGTGGACGCGTCCCTGTTCCGCGACGTGGGGATTGTCGAGCGTGTGAAGCTGCAGCTTCGTGCCGAGGTGACGAACGTCTTCAACCTGACAAACCTTGGTCAGCCGACGGGAGCTGTTTCGAATGCCAACTTCGGCAAGATTCTGGGCAGCAACAGCTACTTCCCGAATCGCCGTATCCAGCTGGGAGCAAGACTGCTGTTCTAG
- a CDS encoding SDR family NAD(P)-dependent oxidoreductase: MAATLDNQLAIVFGGGRDIGAAIAIELASRGADVALSYHSSEPSRVIAAIEAKGKICRAYPVDALDTAAVRSFITSAANDFARPVGVLVNVVGGLVARKKMEEMDDDFWDYVLALNVRSVFAATQAALPVMSDEGAIVNVASQAGRDGGGPGGIAYGASKGALMSMTRGLAKELGPRRIRVNAVCPGMIATKFHDDFTKPEVRQRVAGMTPLGREGKAEEVATLVAFLASEDAAFVNGTNVDINGGILFS, translated from the coding sequence ATGGCAGCAACACTGGACAATCAACTGGCAATCGTCTTCGGCGGCGGCCGCGATATTGGCGCCGCGATCGCAATTGAGCTGGCCTCGCGCGGAGCAGATGTTGCCCTCAGCTATCACAGCTCTGAGCCATCCAGGGTGATTGCCGCCATTGAAGCAAAAGGCAAAATCTGCCGCGCCTATCCGGTGGATGCACTCGACACCGCCGCGGTGCGCAGCTTCATCACCAGCGCAGCCAACGACTTCGCCCGCCCGGTCGGCGTGCTGGTCAATGTTGTCGGCGGTCTCGTGGCTCGCAAAAAAATGGAAGAGATGGACGATGACTTCTGGGACTATGTACTCGCTCTCAACGTCCGTTCCGTCTTTGCCGCGACGCAGGCCGCACTGCCTGTAATGAGCGATGAAGGTGCCATCGTCAACGTCGCGTCGCAGGCTGGCCGCGATGGCGGCGGCCCGGGCGGCATCGCCTATGGAGCCTCAAAAGGTGCGCTCATGTCGATGACGCGCGGCCTTGCAAAGGAACTGGGACCACGTCGCATCCGCGTAAACGCCGTATGCCCCGGCATGATCGCCACAAAGTTCCATGACGACTTCACCAAGCCCGAGGTTCGCCAGCGCGTAGCCGGCATGACGCCGCTCGGCCGCGAAGGCAAGGCAGAAGAGGTCGCCACCCTGGTCGCCTTCCTCGCCAGCGAAGACGCGGCCTTCGTCAACGGCACGAATGTCGACATCAACGGCGGCATCCTCTTCAGCTAA